DNA sequence from the Oncorhynchus clarkii lewisi isolate Uvic-CL-2024 chromosome 9, UVic_Ocla_1.0, whole genome shotgun sequence genome:
GTGGTACAGTAGTTTTCGTTTATAGATTTGTTCCGCAATTCATCCAATTGCATTGATTGAATGTCATACGAAGCGCCCTTAGAAAATGGACCTGAATTTTTACTCTGATCTAATGGATGGGACTGGGCAACACGGAGATCCAGAATTCCTGGACCCGGGGTCTTTCAATGGATTTGACAATAAGGTGACCGACAacaagagctgtgtgtgtgtgtgtctgcgcgcgTGCGCGAGCTCTATGGCGACATCTATGACCCCCACAAACACTCAGAAGTCTTATAACTGCATATTAGGGCTTGGTTGAATATGTGGTAGCTACAACACACGTGTAATGTATTGGCTGATATGGCGAGGTGAGCTGTGGTCATTGGGATGTTTACTATGTGAAAAGTATgcctagctgtgtgtgtggttgttgtaAGGTTTGATGAGGTGTTGTTGATGCTATGCATGATGTCATTGACTTTATAAACATGATGATGATGCTGCTCATTGTTATGTGGTGATGATGGTTTGACccatgtgtgtgtgctctgtgtttCAGTTCCCTGGAGGCAGTGACAACTTCCTGACCATCAGCGGGGCAAGCCatccgttcctctcctcctctgaggTAGCTACTCAAACCTTCCACTTCACTCTCTTTTCTAAACATgctttccctctctttttcctctcccctatcctgtttctctgtctacAAATCCTCAAACAATCTGCAGTTATTCACACaccactaacatacagtatagcAGGTGAGGACGTCTCATACTTGACATCGTTTCATACTTACAATGGCATACTTCTCCCCgccctctttcctctctactgtctcctctccacccctttcTTCCTTACCACCTCCCCCCATCCCttaccctctcttctcccccttctcatTCCTCTCCATTCTATCCCTCCCCTCAACAGACATTCCACACCCCCAGCCTGGGCGATGAGGAGTTTGAGATCCCCCCCATCTCCCTGGATCCGGACCAGGCCCTCACTGTGTCTGATGTAGTGGCCCACTTCGGAGAGCTCTCGGACGGGGAGCGCGGTGGCCTGTCCACCCCCGGGAATGCGGTGGTGGGGGGAGACGACCCGTCCTTCGCCATGACCTTTGTCAACACACATTCGGGGTCACAGGGGCTGGAACACCATCTTAGTCTGGGGGTCATCAGTCAACCTGGTGGAGGAGGGGCCATGCTGGGGTCTGCTCTGGGGATGGTGAGAACCATAGAGATCATTTCAATTAATAAATATTATCTGACCAATATGGCCGTCCTGTAGTCACGTTGCCCGGAATGCCAATCACCATTCTAGTGTTTTATTTAATTCTGTGAGGACTACAATATTTTATTTAGCTCGTAATACTCAGCCCTTGTCTGTTTATGAACCCCACATCTTTCCAGGATCTGGGACACCCCATTGGTTCCCAGTTCAGCAGCTCCTCCCCAATGACCATAGACGTCCCGCTGAATGACATGGGCCACGGCCTGTTGGGCCACAATCAGCTGACCACCATGGACCAATCAGAGTTCAGCGCACAGCTGGGGCTCAGCCTGGGGGGCGGGGCCATCCTGGCGTGCTCGCAGTCGCCTGACCAACCACTATCGGCCGCTGCTTCACCCGTTGGTTCACTACAGGATGACGACATGGACGACTTCAGACGGGTCAGTCCTATTGGTCAATCTTTCTGTCATGTCTGTCTATTGGTGGATTAGTCTCTGTCGGTCTTGTTTGTTCGTCTTTCTGTTGTAATGCAATTCTCAATGTTGTGtttacagtgcatttagaaagtattcagaccccttgactttttccacattgttacattacagccttattctaaaatgtatcaaatatttttttttcctcatcaatctgcacacactatcccataatgacatttcagcaaaaacaggtttttagaaatttagcaacagtattcaaaataaaaaatatattatatttacgtaagtattcagaccgatAGTGGTAGTGGTTAGTACTCGATAGTGGTtggtactcagtactttgttgaagcacctttggcagcgatgacagcctcaagtcttcttgggtatgactctacaagcttggcacacctgtatttggggagtttcttccattcttctctgcagatcttctcaagctctgtcaggttggatggggatcgtcgctgcacagctattttcaggtctctccagagatgtttgatcgagttcatgtccgggctctggctgggtcactcgaggacattcagagacttgtcccaaagccactcctgcattgtcttggctgtgtgcttagggtcgttgtgctgttggaatgtgaaccttcgccccagtctgaggtcctaagcaggttttcatcaaggaactttctgtacttttctccgttcatctttcccttgatcctgaatagtctccctgtcgctgaaaaacatattcacagcatgatgctgccaccaccatgcttcgctgtagggatggtgccgggtttcctccagacatgatgctggcaccaccatgcttcgctgtagggatggtgccgggtttcctccaggcgcgatgcttggcattcaggctaaaacgttcaatcttagtttcatcagaccaggcaatcttgtttctcatggtcagagtccttcaagtgccttttggcaaactccaagcgggctgtcatgtgccttttactgaggagtggtttctatctggccactctaccgtaaaggcctgattggttgagtgctgcagagatggttgtccttctggaaggttctcccatctccacagaggaagtctggagctctgtcagagtgaccatcaggttcttggtcacctccctaaccaaggcccttctccctcggctcagtttagccaggcggccagctgtaataagtcttggtggttccatacttcttccatttaagaatgatggaggccactgtgttcttggggaccttcagtgctacAGAAATGTTGTTGGTACCCTTGCCAAGTTCTGTGCCtcgtcacaatcctgtcttggagctctacagacaattccttcgacctcatggcttggttttggctctgacatgcactgtcaactgtgggacctttttatatagacaggtgtgtgccttttctaaatcatgtccaatcaattgaatttacgacaggtggactccaatcaagttgtagaaccctctcaaggatgatcaagggaaacaggatgcacctgagctcaattccaaGTCTCATAGaaaaaggatctgaatacttatgtaaataaggtatttctgtttttttatttctaataaatttgcaaacatttctaaaaacctgttttcgctttgtcattatggggtactgtgtgtatattGTTGAGgacattatttatttaatccattttagaatatggctgtaacgtaacaaaatgtggaaagggggAGGGCTCTGAATGCACTCTATATTCAAGTACTTTGATCAATGTATGGGAAACTGtttttctgttttctctctgtatttctcgtctctctctccccatctatctcgCCTATTCTAATTCAGCAGAGCGTGTTGGTGGAGTCCCCTGTCTCTCTCGGCGTCATCTCCctcgatccctctctctccgATTCCCCCATACCTTCCTCCGCTCCGTCCTTCAGCACCCCTCCTACCCTCGTCCGGAGAGGGGGAGCggtcggaggaggaggagggaagaaagggaagaggaggaaagaTCCCAACGAGCCCCAGAAGCCAGTGTCGGCCTACGCTCTGTTCTTCAGGGACACACAGGCAGCCATTAAGGGACAGAACCCTAACGCCACCTTCGGAGAGGTGTCCAAGATAGTGGCCTCCATGTGGGAAAGTTTGGGGGAGGAGCAGAAACAGGTACACATTCACGTGCAAACGAACACACGCATGCAGACATTCAAACGCACATGTTCACATTCACTATACAAGAACATATGTAGATATGagtaatgtatactgaacaaaaatataaacgcatcatgtaaagtgtcggtttcatgagctgaaataaaatatcccagaattgTTCCATAcagacaaaaagcttatttctctaaagttttgtgcacaaattagtttacgcatgttagtgagcatttctatgctataatccatacacctgacaggtgtggcatatcaagaagctgattaaacggcatgatcattacacaggtgcaccttgtgctgtggacaataaaaggccagtctaacatgtgcagttttgtcacacaacacaatgccaatgatgtctgaagttttgagggagcgtgcaattggcaagctgactgcaggaatgtccaccagagctgttgcaagagaatttaatgttattttctcTACTATGTGCCGACTCCAAAGTGATtttcgagaatttggcagtacgtccaaccggcctcacaaccgcacacaacttgtaaccatgccagcccaggacctccacatccagcttcttcacctgcacaaactgtcagacccACTCAGGGAAGctaatctgcgtgctcgtcgtcctcacgacaaagcttattccccctcaggagactgaaaagatttggcatgggtcctcagatcctcaaaaggttctacagctgctccatcaagagcatcctgactggttgcatcactgcctggtatggcaactgctcggcctctgaccgcaaggcactacagagggtagtgtgtacggcccagtacatcgctggggccaagcttcctgccacccaggacctctataccaggcggtgtc
Encoded proteins:
- the LOC139415931 gene encoding TOX high mobility group box family member 4b isoform X1, with product MDLNFYSDLMDGTGQHGDPEFLDPGSFNGFDNKFPGGSDNFLTISGASHPFLSSSETFHTPSLGDEEFEIPPISLDPDQALTVSDVVAHFGELSDGERGGLSTPGNAVVGGDDPSFAMTFVNTHSGSQGLEHHLSLGVISQPGGGGAMLGSALGMDLGHPIGSQFSSSSPMTIDVPLNDMGHGLLGHNQLTTMDQSEFSAQLGLSLGGGAILACSQSPDQPLSAAASPVGSLQDDDMDDFRRQSVLVESPVSLGVISLDPSLSDSPIPSSAPSFSTPPTLVRRGGAVGGGGGKKGKRRKDPNEPQKPVSAYALFFRDTQAAIKGQNPNATFGEVSKIVASMWESLGEEQKQVYKRKTEAAKTGDLKALAAYRDDQLPEPTIELLDTALSPPSPPSPALLPTPVAPHPRSTRSSTPHLAPEENTITNICTSNIILTGGDLPQVTTRSRTGAHKPPAPAPSPPTVTKIIIKQQKSPSGVTVVSSSTVLSSRQPPPLQQMQNTPPPPRLQQMVHAQAPPPLQAKPRGGGAGGATAPPPLQIKMVHPSDLDSPIIVTAAGGLAASGGFNPNSGKVVQSSAIVMACSTEAEDGAEGEEGMQVELNVSSGPVVTQASSPNLCVRAGCTNPAVENKDWDREYCSNECVATHCRDVFMAWCAIRGQNSTSVT
- the LOC139415931 gene encoding TOX high mobility group box family member 4b isoform X2; translation: MDLNFYSDLMDGTGQHGDPEFLDPGSFNGFDNKFPGGSDNFLTISGASHPFLSSSETFHTPSLGDEEFEIPPISLDPDQALTVSDVVAHFGELSDGERGGLSTPGNAVVGGDDPSFAMTFVNTHSGSQGLEHHLSLGVISQPGGGGAMLGSALGMDLGHPIGSQFSSSSPMTIDVPLNDMGHGLLGHNQLTTMDQSEFSAQLGLSLGGGAILACSQSPDQPLSAAASPVGSLQDDDMDDFRRSVLVESPVSLGVISLDPSLSDSPIPSSAPSFSTPPTLVRRGGAVGGGGGKKGKRRKDPNEPQKPVSAYALFFRDTQAAIKGQNPNATFGEVSKIVASMWESLGEEQKQVYKRKTEAAKTGDLKALAAYRDDQLPEPTIELLDTALSPPSPPSPALLPTPVAPHPRSTRSSTPHLAPEENTITNICTSNIILTGGDLPQVTTRSRTGAHKPPAPAPSPPTVTKIIIKQQKSPSGVTVVSSSTVLSSRQPPPLQQMQNTPPPPRLQQMVHAQAPPPLQAKPRGGGAGGATAPPPLQIKMVHPSDLDSPIIVTAAGGLAASGGFNPNSGKVVQSSAIVMACSTEAEDGAEGEEGMQVELNVSSGPVVTQASSPNLCVRAGCTNPAVENKDWDREYCSNECVATHCRDVFMAWCAIRGQNSTSVT
- the LOC139415931 gene encoding TOX high mobility group box family member 4b isoform X3 — its product is MEFPGGSDNFLTISGASHPFLSSSETFHTPSLGDEEFEIPPISLDPDQALTVSDVVAHFGELSDGERGGLSTPGNAVVGGDDPSFAMTFVNTHSGSQGLEHHLSLGVISQPGGGGAMLGSALGMDLGHPIGSQFSSSSPMTIDVPLNDMGHGLLGHNQLTTMDQSEFSAQLGLSLGGGAILACSQSPDQPLSAAASPVGSLQDDDMDDFRRQSVLVESPVSLGVISLDPSLSDSPIPSSAPSFSTPPTLVRRGGAVGGGGGKKGKRRKDPNEPQKPVSAYALFFRDTQAAIKGQNPNATFGEVSKIVASMWESLGEEQKQVYKRKTEAAKTGDLKALAAYRDDQLPEPTIELLDTALSPPSPPSPALLPTPVAPHPRSTRSSTPHLAPEENTITNICTSNIILTGGDLPQVTTRSRTGAHKPPAPAPSPPTVTKIIIKQQKSPSGVTVVSSSTVLSSRQPPPLQQMQNTPPPPRLQQMVHAQAPPPLQAKPRGGGAGGATAPPPLQIKMVHPSDLDSPIIVTAAGGLAASGGFNPNSGKVVQSSAIVMACSTEAEDGAEGEEGMQVELNVSSGPVVTQASSPNLCVRAGCTNPAVENKDWDREYCSNECVATHCRDVFMAWCAIRGQNSTSVT
- the LOC139415931 gene encoding TOX high mobility group box family member 4b isoform X4; translated protein: MEFPGGSDNFLTISGASHPFLSSSETFHTPSLGDEEFEIPPISLDPDQALTVSDVVAHFGELSDGERGGLSTPGNAVVGGDDPSFAMTFVNTHSGSQGLEHHLSLGVISQPGGGGAMLGSALGMDLGHPIGSQFSSSSPMTIDVPLNDMGHGLLGHNQLTTMDQSEFSAQLGLSLGGGAILACSQSPDQPLSAAASPVGSLQDDDMDDFRRSVLVESPVSLGVISLDPSLSDSPIPSSAPSFSTPPTLVRRGGAVGGGGGKKGKRRKDPNEPQKPVSAYALFFRDTQAAIKGQNPNATFGEVSKIVASMWESLGEEQKQVYKRKTEAAKTGDLKALAAYRDDQLPEPTIELLDTALSPPSPPSPALLPTPVAPHPRSTRSSTPHLAPEENTITNICTSNIILTGGDLPQVTTRSRTGAHKPPAPAPSPPTVTKIIIKQQKSPSGVTVVSSSTVLSSRQPPPLQQMQNTPPPPRLQQMVHAQAPPPLQAKPRGGGAGGATAPPPLQIKMVHPSDLDSPIIVTAAGGLAASGGFNPNSGKVVQSSAIVMACSTEAEDGAEGEEGMQVELNVSSGPVVTQASSPNLCVRAGCTNPAVENKDWDREYCSNECVATHCRDVFMAWCAIRGQNSTSVT